The Glycine soja cultivar W05 chromosome 15, ASM419377v2, whole genome shotgun sequence region cctaatttctaaatttaattacaGATTGTTTGGATGATTTTCCAACCTAATTTGTGATCTCAAACAATTTAGGGATTGATTCAATTGAACTATCTCTAATGTATTTGATTGAACTTTTACATTGAACATCATTCGTAGTAACTGTGATAATTCGATTTGTattggtttggtgaattggattgatgctaTTAATCTTGATTtgtattctatttttgttttgttctatttctttatctcggtttttgtgtttttgcattCCTTCACAGTCGCCTACAAACTATTCGATGAACCCCCCAACCCTTTCTTGCTATTTATAAGTGAATGAATGTAGGAACCAAATTGAATCGTATTTCTGAGTTGACCTAGGTTAATCATGTACTGCATAATttcctagttttatttgtttttggaacGATTCTTAACTCCTCCATTTATGACCTGATTGATTCCCCCTAAAAGGAGGTAAAAATGGAGTCTTATTCAACAAACCAATTTAGCTAACAACATTTGGAGGCCTTTTGGCTAAACCTACCTATGCAGGATAACCTCAGTTAGTATAATAATTTGCACTTGCTTGCCCCCCAAGGGTAACGGCTAAACCAACATTGGCGGGCATATAACTTGTATTGACTATCAAGGGTCTAGGGATAAACCCCATATGTACGACAATTGAGTAGATCAATTAAACATTCATGTCGACACTGTATTCGGCAAAGTTGCCAGTCATGTAGACATAAAATCCATATTCGGTTGGACCAATGGGATTGATCTTGCCTAAATTGGCCTAGTCAAATGTGTATAATCAAGATTAGTTACGTGATTCGTCACTTCTGGATTTCTAGGCACAGATGTAGTAAAATTCTCGCCAACATGTGCCTTTCTTGCCTACAATTCCTTAGACTACTATATCTCATTTTGCACCATAGGTTTGACTATTTCGACTAACTGTCCAGATAGTTGATACATGATATCATGTATCCCAAGTCTATCTACTGTCGAATGAATGAGAAGTAGTTATCACAGTGGGTGTTTCCTCAAGtatactagcaacaataggcaCCATAGTTGACGTAGTGCCAATCAAAGGAGTAGGCAAAAAAGTTGCAACGTGACTTGTCATTAAGGCAACGGGCATTCCCAATGAACTCTCCCCTTGTTTCAAACCATTCTTCTTATTGGCTTGTTGATCCTTCTCACGTGTAGTAGTCTTACTGGAGTGCATATGCATAGACTGGTAAAACTCTATCTGTGATTCAAACTATTTGATCAATTCACCCACACAAGTTCCACCGAGGGTGCCAATTTTGTTgagaataattaataacaagCTGAATTGAATTCAGCTATAATTGCTTCAACACAATTACAAAATATGAACAAACTAACTAAAATAAAAGCtcaattcgaaaaaaaaaagtaaattcgACAAAGATAACTAGAATATAATTGCATTGATTGGTTGTGTTTAGTTAAAGGTCCCTACAAACGTTTCTAGAATAGACATTTATACTATAAAATCTAAACTAGCTTAATCAAAATCGTATATTGTTCACGTTTATACACTACTTTATTTTTCAACTACTTCGGCTAATTTACATGCATTTTGACTAAGTAGCAACGTAGTGCACCTCCCTTGTTCTAAACTACTCCTAGATGATGGGGTTCTTCACGTACATAACCGTTTATATCCAATATCCCACAAtcttaacttaattttaatttctacttGCATTTATGTTCGAAACTTTTGATTTAAtcctctaaattttttaaaattggtcAAATTATCTCTTCAACAATCATATCTTATCAATTATTCCAAATAACAACTAACCTTTTTTTAGCTAAGTTTCAAGCTTGATTCATTTGgctaactaaaatattttaactggtaacaaaaataaataaattatatgattttaattataataacacCATTATTATTGTGTGCTTTTGGTGTTCTTCAATTTTATTCATGTTTAAtccatataataattaaattaaaggtcagaataaataattaaaactttatttacaaaaatcatatgaaattttatcctttacttttttatacaaaatttagATGCAGTTCTTTAAATATATGTGTCAATAAATATTGATCGGTTAGTAAATATTATGAGTTTGAATCTCATTATGGATGTGAGTATTTTGTTATTAAGTAATATATAAGTATGTTTGCAAGTAACTTTTAAATCttcaattttcattaaattataatatttgggTGCATAAGAAGtctagtgagagagagagagagagaaaaattttattaaattaaaaaaaaataacacaactctcctttgtgacTTTCTTTTCTAGTGGACCTCTCGTGTACTCTCAAGTACCAAGAGTATCCAAACTCCCAAAAAGCTGCATAAAGTTTTGTCGCTGCTGAAGCAAATTTCcccgcctttttttttttttctcagcaaagataatattatatatatttaacttgGAGTACCAGAGACCATACAAAAGGTTCCACGATCAGACCTATATATTCTGAGAGAGAACCTTTTTATGCGcgcaaaatgaaaatgatatttaatatCCCACAATGATCTATCCCCTACATAAACAATGATCTATCCCctacataattttaataaaattcaattcacaataatataaaaaaattatcttccaaaataatttttcgAACACAAATATAACTGTGTGTGTGAATGTGACTACATCACAGGGTTAATAACATAATATAGCAATATGCATCATCACCCAATATCTGGAGCTCTTGCTTAGcaattaggaataaaaaataaattacgttAAATAAGACCAATGAAATTaacattatcattttattagtttaaaaataacataatttctCTTTTCAAAGATTTCATTCTATATTACAGATAAATATCCAAGTACATCTCAATATggtaacaaattattttaaattttcattctaGATGAGCAATAAAAGAATACAGCCCTTGCACGGTGCAAAAGTTGCCCATCAGAAGCTTGTAGATAACAAGACATCTATCTAAAGCTACCATTGCCATTAccagaggacacatgaataaaaCTGCAGAGTTGAAGACTTAGGGAACATACCTAACCCAATTGTAATACTAGCCACACTCTACACAGTAACTGAAAGGAGCTAATAGTGAAATAATGAGTCAGTGATCTATATAGCCTGAACACATAACAGCCTTGTCTAAATAACATAAAGCTgcttatgttttcttgtttggcTCAAAGACATATTTGATGAGTGATTCCTTGATGGAAAGCAATTCTGGGAATTCCGTCTTCAATTTGGATGCATCCATCTCGTTGTTGCTTCGAGGAGCAACGATCACCTTCGCTTGCTCTTCAAGGGTGAAGTTAGCCCACTTGAAGTTGGGGTCAATGTAATCCCTGTACATCTCAAGGATCTCATTGTGGCTCACAACCCCTGGATTTGTGAAGTTCCAGATTCCCCTCAAGTTCCTCTTTGCCATCTCAATTGAGATAGGCAGAAGTTCATCCAAAATAGTCATACTGTTTGGAATGTTGACTACTTTGTTATAACGAGAAATCTTCGTTATGAAGTTGCGTGGGTTGCTCAGGTCAGATGAAATTGGCATGCGAACCCTGAGTGTGCATACATTGTCATATTCTCTCAAGAGCTCCTCAACCTGTGaatgttcatatcaaagttATTTATGATAATTCATTATGTACAGATAATTAATCCATAACATGTAAGAAACTTACCATAGCTTTAGTTTTGGAATAGAAAGAGCCAATGAAATTGGGCTTGTCTTCCTCCTTAAAACCAATGCCAGAGCCTTCAGGATGTGTTGCATTATACTCAAATATGCACCCAGTAGCATAATTAACCATCAAGATCCCATGCTCTCTGCAGACATCAGCCATTGTTAAGGTGCCAACAACATTGGTGCGGATGGTTTCTGTTTTATGGGATTCACACCAATCAACATTGGGTCTGCCAGTCACTCCTGCAGCATTAAAAACATGTGTCGGCTTCACATTCTGAAGATCAGCCATGAGTGAGGAGCGGTCCTCTAGGCGACCCTTTCCATATTCGTACGGAATTCCTTGCTTTTCACACAATTTCCCAAGCAAACCCCCAATCCACCCTGTTCTACCATAGATCAAGAACTTAAAAGGATGTTTATGTTGAGAGCTGGTGTTCTTGGACGGTGGAACCACCATCCTGGTATTACTTGAGCCAAAAGATGCAGGTTTTTCCTCTTCAGATCCCTCAAAATGCCTATCCAACCCGCCAGGCATCATCAGCATCCTAGGATGAGGAAGCAATGCCCCAGTGACATCACCCCACCAATCAGGGTTATTAATATACCAATCCATGGTTTTCTTCAAGCCTTCTTCCCAAGTGGTCCTCTCAGACCAACCCAAGTCCTTCAGCTTTTGATCATCAAGAAAGTATCTCTGGTCATTAAATGGTCTGTTCTCTacaaattttatacaaatttctGGGTCCATAGAGAAAAGTCTGCATATATCTTTGGCTACATCGATAACTCTCCTTTCCTTCTTTGTCCCGATATTGTAAACATGACCAACCTCTCCCTTGTGAAGGACAACTTCAAAAGCCTCTGCAACATCTTCACAATATAAATAACTCCTCACATTTGAACCATCCCCATGAATTGGAAGATTCTTTCCCTGCATAGCCAGGAGGATGAACTTTGGAATCAACTTCTCAGGAAACTGGTTGGGCCCATAAACATTGTTTCCACGAGTTGTAATAACAGGTAACCCATATGACCTACCATAAGCCATGACAAGCATTTCAGCCCCAGCTTTTGTGGCAGAGTATGGGTTTGTGGGAAGAAGTTGAGAAGCCTCATGGTTTCCAACAACAGCATCCTCTTCGGTCTCTCCATAGACCTCATCGGTGCTCACATGAATGAACCTTCTGATCTGGCCAGTTACCTTGCAGGCTTCTAATAGGACATGGGTTCCATATATGTTGTTCTTGGTGAACTCAAAGCTATTTCCAAACGAGTTGTCAACATGGGTTTGGGCAGCAAAGTGCATTATAGTGTCAATGGACTCAGTGATGAGAAGGTAGTTAACAAGATCAGCACTACCAATATCCCCCTTCACAAACTTGAAGTTGGGGGATGATTTTGAAGGAAGGAGATTCTTTAGATTAGAACAATAATCAAGTTTGTCAAGCACGACAATTTTGTAGTCAGGGTAGCTCCGGACAAGCCGGTTGGCAACATGAGACGCAATAAATCCAGCAGCCCCAGTAATAAGGATATTCTTTGGGGTATATGAAGCCATATCAGGCAACTTCTacaataaaatcaaatacaaataaaaaaaaatcaattagaactaaaaacagaaaataattaaaatatcattttttacaaAAGCTCATAGTAAAATAAAGGCATACTAAAACCATAACAGAAATTTTAAAGAACTTTTGAGGAGATTAAAGCAATGGCGGAGTTAGCAGGATTCTGtactttcaactttcaaacCTTCATACTATCAGttcaaaagagaaaataacCATAACGGAATTATAGCTCCAAAGCTCATTATGAgtccaagagaaaaaaaaaagggtaaagcaaaacaaaatgtttttatttttatttttattttattaagtcaATATgtaaatacaaacaaaaaacgATACAAAAAAAGgctatatttttcataaataaaatgcaaaaaagAAGTTCCAATCCTCAACATCTACAGAGAAGACAAAACACAACAGAACATGGAATGCACAAAATTCAAGCCACAGAAAAACTAAACTTCCTCACAAACACTACAACATgcaacaattatttttcttcaacattACCAAACACATTGAGCATATCCTAACATACTTAAGAACCCAGAATTGCAAACACAACACAGATCTATTTTTCACCCTGCCAGCAGTTGAAATGCTCACGTGGAAATCAAGCACCGCAATCGAGAACAGAGAAAAACACCATTTTCACAATCACCAAAGATCCAACAAAAAGGAACAATACCCAGATCATAAAAAACACTCATTTTCCCAAAGCTCAATTCTTTTcacgaaaaaaaattacaaaaacaggAAATGGGCATCGCCAGGATTCAAAATGCCACACCGTAACTAAAAAAACAACGGGGTGAAGAGTAAAACTTACAAAATTGAAGCAAACaagaaacaaagaagaagaaaagagagagttttgagaCAACAATGGAAGAAGGAAAAGGCGGAAGATTCGGTGTTACTTTCACTTCTGTGTGTGTTAACGAGAAGAGGGTAGAGCTGCGAAATCGTACATATGTACGCGTCTATTTGTATCAACAGAGACAGTTAAGGGGAACCGGGGGATCCCTCAAATGACGCAAATGCCCCTTGCTCCTCACTCAATTACCCCCACCCCCCTCTTATaattgtatgatttttaaagttttCTAAAGTttacattaaagaaaaaatataacctcaaaaaaatattaaagtaaagGATACTATAACTACACCATTAAAATCATGATTAAcaaacttaaaattataattaagggACACAATAATTTagttgtaaagaaaaataaataataggagtatagaaaaatataagtatGAGGAGtaagatgaaaattataaaattacctGAAATGAAGTGTTGTGGGAAATACTAGCAAGACACATTTTTGGTGGGGGAAACGTAGAATGAGAAGACATTTCTAATACTAGGACAAATCACCAATAATATGTTAAGGTTGTatgatgtataaaaataatactcaCATAAGGATAAATGTATTATATGCAGGAATAATAGTGAATTAAAAGTTCAAATATCGAATCCTAAGAATTAGTTGTGTCCTTAAATAGTCAAAATCATTAAACTAAATAGTTGGATTAATCAAAAGAAGAATTGAAGTAATTTTgtggttttggttttaaaagaaaaaaagtaaaatatgcaaaagagaaatttgaatgataTTAAAAGCGATAGGGATTATTATTCAATAGTATTAATTTTCCCCTAGTCGAGGATCCCATGACATTCCTATCacaattaattattgatttccAAAATCAAATAAAGTTTATGATCAAGgtcaaaaaatgtttttttgccTTAAATCAATACTCCAATGATCATGGATATATCAATTTAAGTAAAATGATATAAGCAATTATAAGGATGATAAATTAAAGAGTAATCATGTAATTTGGTTCAACACATTTTCTACCTGGGTCTACCCAACATAAGCAAATGATCACCATAATACATTTGATTAAGCATATGATTGATTAGTTCCCAAATAAACAATaagaataaggaaaaaaaatttaacataaaacatTGAGGAATTCCATTAAGAACTAGGAAAGGGTACAATTGGATAGTTACATCATAACTCCTGG contains the following coding sequences:
- the LOC114388571 gene encoding trifunctional UDP-glucose 4,6-dehydratase/UDP-4-keto-6-deoxy-D-glucose 3,5-epimerase/UDP-4-keto-L-rhamnose-reductase RHM1-like; this translates as MASYTPKNILITGAAGFIASHVANRLVRSYPDYKIVVLDKLDYCSNLKNLLPSKSSPNFKFVKGDIGSADLVNYLLITESIDTIMHFAAQTHVDNSFGNSFEFTKNNIYGTHVLLEACKVTGQIRRFIHVSTDEVYGETEEDAVVGNHEASQLLPTNPYSATKAGAEMLVMAYGRSYGLPVITTRGNNVYGPNQFPEKLIPKFILLAMQGKNLPIHGDGSNVRSYLYCEDVAEAFEVVLHKGEVGHVYNIGTKKERRVIDVAKDICRLFSMDPEICIKFVENRPFNDQRYFLDDQKLKDLGWSERTTWEEGLKKTMDWYINNPDWWGDVTGALLPHPRMLMMPGGLDRHFEGSEEEKPASFGSSNTRMVVPPSKNTSSQHKHPFKFLIYGRTGWIGGLLGKLCEKQGIPYEYGKGRLEDRSSLMADLQNVKPTHVFNAAGVTGRPNVDWCESHKTETIRTNVVGTLTMADVCREHGILMVNYATGCIFEYNATHPEGSGIGFKEEDKPNFIGSFYSKTKAMVEELLREYDNVCTLRVRMPISSDLSNPRNFITKISRYNKVVNIPNSMTILDELLPISIEMAKRNLRGIWNFTNPGVVSHNEILEMYRDYIDPNFKWANFTLEEQAKVIVAPRSNNEMDASKLKTEFPELLSIKESLIKYVFEPNKKT